The following coding sequences lie in one Paenibacillus durus ATCC 35681 genomic window:
- a CDS encoding LacI family DNA-binding transcriptional regulator, with protein MAERVTIQHIADALGLSRNTVSKALNNHPQIPDATREKILQKAAELKYKNFSSMNMGNIALLTRGDINAISFYAETIKGMETGLSAQGFNLILMLVKPDDIRSNVLPSNINPFNIDGIVCMEIFHEPYVETILGAGIPTVFIDFLPRTVFGSHKYDIVMVENEYSAYTLTKTLLEEGHENIGFIGDLYHCRSFYERWLGFERAMRESGQGPDLAFSITPDDTQPYLSVEWMTERLEALTKLPTAFVCANDDIGICAIRALKELKVQVPRQIEVTGFDDVPNAKIIDPPLTTVHTYPYELGTRVVETLLNRIEQPDRHKEIIYLESSVVLRGSTRQAAESASGISARQS; from the coding sequence ATGGCCGAGAGAGTGACCATTCAACATATCGCCGATGCTTTGGGATTGTCGCGCAACACCGTGTCCAAAGCACTGAATAATCATCCGCAAATTCCCGATGCAACCAGAGAGAAGATTCTGCAAAAAGCGGCCGAGCTTAAGTATAAGAATTTCTCCAGCATGAATATGGGAAACATCGCGCTGCTCACCCGGGGAGATATCAACGCCATCAGCTTCTATGCCGAGACGATTAAAGGAATGGAAACGGGCCTCAGCGCCCAGGGCTTCAATCTAATTCTGATGCTGGTGAAGCCTGATGATATCCGCAGCAATGTGCTGCCGTCCAATATCAATCCGTTCAATATCGACGGGATCGTCTGCATGGAGATTTTTCATGAACCTTATGTCGAAACGATTCTTGGCGCCGGAATCCCGACCGTATTCATCGATTTCCTTCCAAGGACCGTCTTTGGCAGCCACAAGTACGATATTGTTATGGTCGAGAATGAATATTCCGCCTACACCCTCACCAAGACGTTGCTCGAAGAGGGGCACGAGAATATCGGCTTCATCGGAGATTTGTACCACTGCCGAAGCTTTTACGAGAGATGGCTCGGTTTCGAGCGCGCGATGAGGGAATCCGGCCAGGGGCCCGACCTCGCTTTCAGCATAACGCCGGACGACACACAGCCCTACCTTTCCGTTGAATGGATGACAGAGAGGCTGGAGGCTCTCACTAAGCTGCCCACCGCGTTTGTTTGCGCCAATGACGATATCGGCATATGCGCGATCCGCGCGCTCAAGGAACTGAAGGTGCAAGTGCCAAGGCAGATTGAAGTGACAGGGTTTGACGACGTCCCGAACGCTAAAATCATCGACCCGCCGCTAACTACGGTTCATACTTACCCCTATGAGCTCGGAACGCGCGTCGTCGAGACGCTTCTTAACCGGATTGAGCAGCCGGACCGCCATAAGGAAATCATCTATTTGGAATCAAGCGTTGTCCTGCGGGGATCGACCAGGCAGGCGGCAGAGTCGGCAAGCGGAATCTCTGCC
- a CDS encoding glycoside hydrolase family 32 protein, which yields MAETYRELYRPQFHLTPPEGPMSDPNGMVFYEGEYHQFYQFTGRWGHAVSRDLLHWEHLPLALVADELGDVWSGSAVVDWRDSSGFFGGGSGLVAIFTHFKEGLQSQSIAYSLDKGRSWVKYAGNPVIPNPGLQDFRDPKVLWHEGTGRWVMAVSVDRAIHFYSSPNLREWRFESNFSGAGCQDAVWECPDLFRLPVLGEDGESRWVLHVSVGDNEITDGSTAQYFVGHFDGRRFVCEHEDDRPRWTDFGQDFYAAVSYSDIPQEDGRTIWLAWTSNWQYPFHSPTEPWKGGMSIPRTLGLARNGSGELRLVQQPIRELSTLREEPLEYGPVEIKDEILRLPFKGLSYEFEAEVSWDSAAEFGIRVRVSDDEHTVLGVSPPRGELFLDRRSSGFSELPKRTGGTANFAKVLRAPRSLEAGRLTMRGFVDDSVIEWFIGNGEEVFTSLVYPRPDSAGLELFAYGGNVSFSQFTVYPLKPVWI from the coding sequence ATGGCTGAAACGTATCGCGAGCTTTACCGCCCGCAATTTCATTTGACGCCGCCGGAGGGGCCGATGAGCGATCCGAACGGGATGGTGTTCTACGAAGGAGAATACCACCAATTCTATCAGTTCACGGGCAGATGGGGCCATGCGGTGAGCCGTGATCTGCTGCACTGGGAGCATCTGCCGCTGGCGCTCGTAGCCGACGAACTGGGCGACGTCTGGTCGGGCAGCGCCGTGGTGGACTGGCGGGACAGCAGCGGTTTCTTCGGCGGAGGGAGCGGTTTGGTAGCGATATTTACCCATTTTAAAGAAGGCCTCCAATCTCAAAGCATCGCGTATAGCCTGGACAAGGGAAGAAGCTGGGTGAAGTATGCGGGCAATCCAGTCATCCCCAATCCCGGCCTTCAGGATTTTCGCGATCCGAAGGTGCTGTGGCATGAGGGGACGGGACGCTGGGTCATGGCGGTCAGCGTAGACAGAGCCATTCATTTCTACAGCTCGCCCAATTTGCGGGAATGGCGGTTTGAGAGCAACTTCAGCGGTGCCGGTTGTCAGGACGCCGTATGGGAGTGTCCCGATTTGTTCCGTCTTCCCGTCTTGGGCGAGGACGGCGAGAGCCGCTGGGTGCTGCATGTCAGCGTCGGCGACAACGAAATTACGGACGGTTCCACCGCCCAGTATTTCGTCGGACACTTCGACGGCCGCCGCTTTGTTTGCGAGCATGAGGACGACCGCCCGCGATGGACCGATTTCGGGCAGGACTTCTACGCCGCCGTTTCGTATTCGGATATTCCGCAGGAAGACGGCCGGACAATCTGGCTTGCCTGGACCTCCAACTGGCAGTATCCGTTCCATTCTCCGACCGAGCCTTGGAAAGGCGGCATGTCGATTCCAAGGACGCTCGGGCTAGCAAGAAACGGCAGCGGAGAGCTCCGCCTTGTACAGCAGCCGATAAGGGAGCTTTCAACGCTGCGCGAAGAACCGCTCGAGTACGGTCCGGTGGAGATTAAGGATGAAATCCTCCGCCTTCCATTCAAGGGACTGTCGTACGAATTCGAGGCCGAAGTTAGCTGGGACAGCGCAGCGGAATTTGGTATTCGTGTCAGGGTATCGGATGATGAGCACACTGTTCTCGGGGTAAGCCCGCCGCGCGGCGAATTGTTCCTCGACCGGCGCAGCTCGGGATTCAGCGAACTGCCGAAGCGTACCGGAGGAACGGCGAATTTCGCCAAGGTACTCCGGGCGCCGCGAAGCTTGGAAGCGGGTAGGCTGACCATGCGGGGCTTTGTGGACGATTCGGTCATTGAATGGTTTATCGGCAATGGCGAGGAAGTATTTACGTCGCTTGTCTACCCCCGGCCGGATAGCGCCGGACTCGAATTGTTCGCCTATGGAGGAAACGTATCGTTCAGCCAATTTACGGTGTACCCCCTGAAACCTGTCTGGATATAA
- a CDS encoding glycoside hydrolase family 32 protein — MSNTLEKETIPITNARYRLQYHLMPPVGWMNDPNGLIYYKGEYHAFYQHYPYGPWQGPMHWGHAKSKDLVHWEHLPIALTPSMPYDYAENTVYGCWSGSAVDDDGLLTLIYTGHVESNDPVEVQCIARSTDGIHFKKGAASIIAGPPDAECFGFRDPKVWKHGEVWHLVVGYGTDGKGKALHYTSSDLDEWTYEGIAAESDGTMGDMWECPDMFPIGEAPDSHVLLFSPMNIAPVKTLYLSGQFDYGTGKFSTQHKDRVDYGFDFYAPQTFEDASGRRILFGWMNIWGAEMPEKEDGWMGAFTLPRVLTLAEDGSLLANPAEELKALRGEHVNAANVLLKDGEEFSLAGAEGSALEIEAVFLADASSGAEFGLRVRCSDDGLQYTEVSYKASEGVLRMNRDHAGAGEGGVNEASLIPMEDGRVKLRLFLDSSSVELFANDGRRTITNRIYPLESSLGLKLFSRNGDTVLESLNVWRIQPTLPANSVE; from the coding sequence GTGAGTAACACACTGGAAAAAGAGACAATACCGATTACCAATGCAAGGTACCGGCTTCAATATCATTTAATGCCGCCCGTCGGCTGGATGAACGATCCTAACGGACTTATTTATTATAAAGGCGAATACCATGCCTTCTACCAGCATTATCCTTACGGCCCCTGGCAGGGACCGATGCACTGGGGACATGCGAAGAGCAAAGACCTTGTGCATTGGGAGCATCTCCCGATCGCCCTGACTCCCTCAATGCCCTACGACTACGCGGAGAACACGGTGTACGGCTGCTGGTCGGGCAGCGCGGTTGACGATGACGGATTGCTGACTCTGATTTATACGGGACATGTGGAGAGCAACGATCCGGTGGAGGTGCAGTGCATCGCGCGCAGTACGGACGGCATCCATTTTAAAAAGGGCGCGGCTTCCATCATTGCCGGTCCTCCGGACGCGGAATGCTTCGGTTTCCGCGATCCGAAGGTATGGAAGCACGGCGAGGTCTGGCATCTGGTCGTCGGTTACGGCACAGATGGCAAAGGCAAGGCACTGCACTACACCTCAAGCGATCTGGACGAATGGACCTACGAGGGAATTGCGGCGGAGAGCGACGGAACGATGGGCGATATGTGGGAATGCCCTGATATGTTCCCGATTGGGGAAGCCCCGGACAGTCATGTGCTCCTCTTCTCTCCGATGAATATTGCGCCTGTCAAGACGCTCTATCTGTCCGGACAATTCGACTACGGTACGGGGAAATTCAGTACGCAGCATAAGGACCGGGTGGACTACGGATTCGATTTCTACGCTCCGCAGACCTTCGAGGATGCGTCCGGACGGCGGATCTTGTTCGGCTGGATGAACATTTGGGGCGCGGAGATGCCCGAGAAGGAAGACGGCTGGATGGGCGCCTTCACCCTGCCGCGTGTGCTGACGCTCGCTGAAGATGGCAGCCTGCTTGCCAATCCTGCGGAAGAATTGAAGGCGCTGCGCGGCGAGCATGTGAACGCGGCTAACGTCCTGCTTAAAGACGGCGAAGAATTTTCATTGGCGGGAGCGGAAGGAAGCGCGCTGGAAATTGAAGCCGTCTTTCTGGCGGACGCTTCATCCGGCGCCGAATTCGGTCTGCGCGTACGCTGCTCGGATGACGGCTTGCAGTATACGGAAGTTTCCTATAAGGCATCCGAGGGTGTGCTGCGGATGAACCGGGATCATGCCGGAGCAGGCGAGGGCGGCGTCAATGAGGCTTCGCTTATTCCGATGGAGGACGGACGGGTTAAGCTGCGCCTGTTCCTGGACAGTTCCTCGGTGGAATTATTTGCAAATGACGGCCGCCGGACGATTACGAACCGGATTTATCCGCTGGAAAGCAGCTTAGGGCTCAAGCTGTTCTCGAGAAATGGGGACACGGTGCTTGAATCGCTTAATGTATGGCGGATTCAGCCGACTCTTCCGGCTAATTCGGTAGAGTAA
- a CDS encoding GH32 C-terminal domain-containing protein translates to MFVVFLLLGTVMFPGSYAAASEAGGENDTGNNGSASTNGVGSNLSGWTAKDKGTIEETPEGLKLSSAENGFALSAEQGESFSYEADVTLLQDSGVVSLVFRSNDSGWGSYMAQLDPGADILKLKDANGDRVLKMESVTLSAGETYHLKVTAEGPSLKVYWNGGAEPLLAALDTAYTSGYFGMHVWNSAAVFQNIHMEVMNTETKPGTVNSNLSGWAAKDKGTIEETPEGLKLSSAENGFALSAEQGESFSYEADVTLLQDSGVVSLVFRSNDSGWSSYMAQLDPGADILKLKDTNGDRVLKTESVTLSAGETYHLKVTAEGASLKVYWNGGAEPLLEAEDTAYTGGYFGMHVWNSAAVFQNIYAGQPGKAEPVEMAGVSSNLTGWSQRGVGTASSNLEGLQLTASGEATVMSETYAQDFTYESDVTLKSADSAGSLLLRSDETGRNGFLVQVDGKAGKIRLLDANSAHPDRLWIEKSIAVLPDVSYHVKVKADGKRIKVYWNGKYDPIISAETELYSDNRRLGLRASGTTVFQNIEVSDLLTNIEELNTEASGWMKDLQGLKGTSEGAQWSLHLFGSEAKDFVLESNVTIAVYSPSAEAALLFRANEDGSGYWLQLNANEGTVKLVKSGSAGREVLASTSDIPLAPGKKHHIEIHAAGSQISAYVDGYKGAAAQLEDTGYASGLTGLAVTGGSAYFQDVYLTPSVGYYNEIYRPAYHYTPARGSASDPNGLVYFEGEYHLFHQSAGQWAHAVSTDLVHWRRLPLALNWNDLGHVWSGAAIADEHNASGLFGDSGGKGLVAYYTSFNPDKTGGNQQIGLAYSKDKGRTWQYYGNEAIIKNPGYTSGNEPVVWDFRDPKVVRDEAGNRWIMVVSGGDHIRFYTSENLIDWTLTDSFGYGSYIRGGVWECPDLFPLKVDGDASKQKWVLMISMGANPKTTGSDAEYFIGELTPDGKFVNDNPPGTVLRTDFGKEMYAATSFANVPGNRRIMLAWMTNWDYPFSFPTSPWKGQMTIPRELSLRTTPEGIRLAQNPIAELEVLRGTPFTVSDTDVSSDTENILAPSFGNAYEIEAELELPEKRAASEFGFRLREGGAQRTVVGYRTGSGKLFVDRSASGRTDFSSKFSSVHEAKVQPENSALKLHILVDESSVEVFAADGRTVFSDVIFPDKARSGMSFYAKGGTVKVKSIKVYPLKNIWNEGLQPDASAGRIILDRSLLELGAGESKEIFAGVQPHESAQELVWTSGDESVVTAAPSGSASAVLKAVAPGTAAVTVKTRDGSVSAVITVTVGTFNTNLKNWKANSSWAVTSEGIRGTFDTDSSYMSGERAADFTYEADVMLPRTGGAGSILFRSNADGTSGYYFNLDPNLKLARLFYMADGQFQDRQVLAKVPMALTTGVKHHAKITAAGTRITIELDGRRIIDVDDDTFRQGTFGVNVFGGDAYYQNVNVSDTIPADDTLYSFVNAGTGAALTADSQSSLAKLKALPQQETINQYWSYYPIKNNTYTIRTGESGKSLDWDTGANTIQLYAYLGYDNQRWLVHNNADGTITILSKFKPDKALEAREDGTVGLENANGSALQKWRAVKVEAGGQQPSPLPSAAPSAAPSAVTSAAPSAGESAAPSATPSATPPAEPIPAPAPTPSPVQQPDIGVTGTADQAAASFFSAAKTEQGDRSVLEIKLDKAALEQLAADKAADLQIKVSGKEDVVVGGLSAAEWNRLFQGGSRLTVSTPELIVPLPVLSLGDSIEGLGAGARAEDIGVRLSIEHSPAASDAEKTAASQGYRLLANPLAVKLTLSYKDKSVSAPLKAPVELLITVPAEQAGTQGGIAAVTVQDEGKLFAVPASLKTVDHIRYAVIHEAAGYRTYALLSGRTSFSDTRNHWVQGIAADLADRMMLTGGGDGRFAPDRTVTRAELAALSVRSLGLMGGKIPSAAFSDVPASSWAYGPTALAQRFGLMSGYPGGVFGGSGEVTREQAMMVAYNAVRLIQGGGAAPDAAKTTSSLSSFADRTELSSWASEAAAYLIDSGIVKGDGSRELRPKDTLTRAEAAALIHRMLQANGWID, encoded by the coding sequence GTGTTTGTTGTATTTCTGCTGCTTGGGACCGTTATGTTCCCAGGTTCATACGCGGCGGCGTCGGAGGCCGGTGGCGAAAATGATACAGGCAATAATGGAAGCGCTTCAACTAATGGTGTCGGCAGCAACCTAAGTGGCTGGACGGCGAAGGACAAGGGAACGATCGAAGAAACGCCGGAAGGATTGAAGCTGTCCTCGGCGGAGAACGGATTTGCGCTGTCAGCAGAACAGGGGGAGAGCTTCAGCTACGAAGCGGATGTAACCCTGCTGCAGGACAGCGGCGTGGTATCGCTTGTCTTCCGCTCGAACGACAGCGGCTGGGGCTCTTACATGGCCCAGCTTGACCCGGGAGCGGATATCCTGAAGCTGAAGGACGCGAACGGCGACCGGGTGCTGAAGATGGAGAGCGTGACACTCAGCGCCGGAGAGACGTACCATCTCAAGGTGACGGCGGAGGGCCCGTCGCTGAAGGTGTACTGGAACGGCGGAGCGGAGCCGCTGCTGGCCGCGCTCGATACCGCCTACACGAGCGGGTACTTCGGGATGCATGTCTGGAACAGCGCAGCGGTGTTCCAGAATATACACATGGAAGTCATGAATACGGAGACGAAGCCGGGAACGGTGAACAGCAACCTAAGCGGCTGGGCAGCGAAGGACAAGGGAACGATCGAAGAGACACCGGAAGGATTGAAGCTGTCCTCGGCGGAGAACGGGTTTGCGCTGTCAGCAGAACAGGGGGAGAGCTTCAGCTACGAAGCGGATGTGACCCTGCTGCAAGACAGCGGCGTGGTATCGCTTGTCTTCCGTTCGAATGACAGCGGCTGGAGCTCATACATGGCCCAGCTTGACCCGGGAGCAGATATTCTGAAGCTGAAGGACACGAACGGCGACCGGGTGCTGAAGACGGAGAGCGTGACGCTCAGCGCCGGAGAGACGTACCATCTCAAGGTGACGGCGGAGGGTGCGTCGCTGAAGGTGTACTGGAACGGTGGAGCGGAGCCGCTGCTTGAGGCGGAGGATACCGCCTACACGGGCGGGTACTTTGGGATGCATGTCTGGAATAGCGCAGCGGTATTCCAGAATATTTATGCGGGTCAGCCGGGTAAAGCAGAGCCGGTAGAGATGGCCGGCGTCAGCAGCAATCTTACAGGCTGGTCGCAGCGCGGTGTTGGAACCGCTTCCTCAAATCTTGAAGGTCTTCAGCTGACGGCATCGGGCGAAGCTACGGTCATGTCGGAAACCTATGCTCAGGACTTCACTTATGAGAGCGACGTGACGCTGAAGTCTGCGGACTCGGCAGGCTCCTTGCTGCTGCGTTCGGATGAGACGGGGCGGAACGGATTTCTGGTCCAGGTGGATGGAAAAGCAGGCAAGATCAGATTGCTTGACGCGAACAGCGCGCATCCGGACCGGCTGTGGATCGAGAAGAGTATCGCCGTTCTGCCGGATGTCAGCTACCACGTCAAAGTCAAGGCGGATGGGAAGCGGATAAAGGTCTATTGGAACGGCAAATACGATCCCATAATCAGCGCCGAAACGGAGCTTTACTCCGATAACAGGCGGCTGGGGCTTCGCGCAAGCGGCACTACGGTGTTCCAGAATATCGAGGTGAGCGATCTGCTCACGAATATAGAAGAGCTGAACACCGAAGCCAGCGGATGGATGAAGGATCTGCAAGGCCTCAAGGGAACGTCGGAAGGAGCGCAGTGGTCGCTGCATCTTTTCGGCTCGGAGGCGAAGGATTTTGTTCTGGAGAGCAACGTTACGATTGCCGTGTATTCACCGTCCGCCGAAGCGGCGCTGCTGTTCCGGGCAAACGAAGACGGTTCCGGCTACTGGCTTCAATTGAACGCGAATGAAGGCACGGTTAAGCTGGTGAAGTCGGGTTCGGCAGGACGGGAGGTGCTGGCTTCCACTTCGGATATTCCGCTTGCTCCCGGGAAGAAGCATCATATTGAGATTCATGCAGCGGGATCACAAATCTCGGCTTATGTGGACGGCTATAAAGGAGCGGCTGCCCAGCTTGAGGATACCGGTTATGCCTCGGGCCTGACCGGTCTTGCCGTAACCGGCGGCAGCGCTTATTTTCAGGATGTCTATTTGACGCCTTCCGTCGGTTACTACAATGAAATTTACCGTCCGGCGTATCATTATACGCCTGCTCGCGGCTCGGCAAGCGATCCGAACGGGCTGGTCTATTTTGAAGGGGAATATCATCTCTTTCACCAGAGCGCCGGACAATGGGCCCACGCGGTCAGCACCGACCTGGTTCACTGGCGGCGTCTGCCGCTTGCGCTAAACTGGAATGATCTGGGCCATGTCTGGTCCGGGGCTGCAATTGCCGATGAGCATAACGCTTCGGGGCTCTTCGGCGATTCGGGCGGTAAGGGGCTTGTTGCTTACTACACCTCCTTTAATCCGGACAAAACGGGCGGCAATCAACAGATCGGGCTCGCTTACAGCAAGGACAAAGGCCGTACCTGGCAGTATTACGGGAACGAAGCGATTATCAAAAATCCGGGTTATACAAGCGGAAATGAGCCAGTAGTCTGGGATTTCCGCGATCCGAAGGTGGTGCGCGACGAAGCGGGCAACCGCTGGATCATGGTCGTCTCCGGCGGCGATCATATCCGCTTCTACACCTCGGAGAATCTGATCGACTGGACGCTGACCGACAGCTTCGGTTACGGCAGTTATATACGGGGCGGCGTGTGGGAATGTCCTGACCTGTTCCCGCTGAAGGTGGACGGGGATGCCTCGAAGCAAAAATGGGTGCTGATGATTAGCATGGGCGCTAATCCGAAGACGACCGGATCGGACGCCGAATATTTTATCGGCGAGTTGACGCCTGACGGTAAGTTTGTGAACGACAATCCGCCCGGGACCGTACTCAGGACCGACTTTGGCAAGGAAATGTACGCTGCGACTTCCTTTGCGAACGTACCCGGCAACCGGCGAATTATGCTGGCCTGGATGACGAACTGGGACTATCCGTTCAGCTTCCCGACCTCACCGTGGAAAGGGCAAATGACGATTCCGCGCGAATTGTCGCTCAGGACGACGCCGGAAGGCATCCGTTTGGCGCAGAACCCGATTGCCGAGCTTGAGGTTCTCCGGGGTACGCCATTCACGGTCAGCGATACGGACGTCTCCTCGGATACGGAAAATATTCTGGCCCCATCCTTCGGCAATGCCTACGAAATTGAGGCCGAGCTTGAACTGCCTGAGAAGAGAGCCGCTTCAGAATTCGGATTCCGTCTGCGTGAAGGCGGGGCACAGCGGACCGTTGTCGGTTACCGCACAGGAAGCGGCAAGCTGTTCGTTGACCGTTCCGCTTCCGGGCGGACCGATTTCTCATCCAAGTTCTCGTCTGTGCATGAAGCCAAGGTGCAGCCGGAGAACTCCGCGCTGAAGCTTCATATTCTGGTGGACGAATCCTCTGTCGAGGTGTTTGCGGCGGACGGCAGGACGGTATTCTCCGACGTTATTTTCCCGGATAAGGCGCGCAGCGGCATGAGCTTCTACGCCAAGGGCGGCACAGTGAAGGTGAAGTCGATTAAGGTCTATCCGCTTAAAAATATTTGGAACGAAGGTTTGCAGCCGGACGCATCGGCCGGCCGGATCATTCTGGACCGCAGCCTACTGGAGCTGGGGGCCGGGGAATCCAAAGAGATATTCGCTGGTGTGCAGCCGCATGAGTCCGCTCAGGAGCTCGTCTGGACCTCCGGCGACGAATCGGTTGTAACAGCCGCCCCGTCCGGTTCCGCCAGCGCTGTGCTGAAAGCGGTTGCGCCCGGCACGGCAGCCGTTACTGTAAAGACGCGGGACGGCAGCGTGTCCGCCGTTATCACGGTAACCGTAGGGACCTTCAATACGAATCTGAAGAACTGGAAGGCGAATTCCAGCTGGGCCGTTACGTCCGAAGGCATCAGGGGTACCTTTGACACCGACTCGAGCTATATGTCCGGGGAACGGGCGGCCGATTTCACCTATGAAGCGGATGTTATGCTTCCGCGCACAGGCGGGGCCGGATCGATCCTGTTCAGGTCGAATGCCGACGGAACGAGCGGGTACTATTTCAACCTTGACCCGAATCTGAAGTTGGCAAGGCTGTTCTATATGGCCGACGGCCAGTTCCAGGACCGGCAGGTGCTGGCGAAAGTGCCGATGGCTCTAACGACTGGAGTGAAGCATCATGCCAAAATCACAGCCGCAGGCACGCGGATAACCATCGAGCTGGACGGCCGGCGGATTATTGATGTGGATGACGACACTTTCCGCCAGGGCACATTCGGCGTGAACGTATTCGGCGGCGACGCCTATTACCAGAACGTTAACGTGTCCGATACAATACCGGCCGACGATACGCTGTACAGTTTCGTTAATGCAGGTACCGGAGCGGCGCTTACCGCCGACAGCCAGAGTTCCTTGGCTAAACTTAAAGCGCTGCCGCAGCAGGAGACGATTAATCAATACTGGAGCTATTATCCGATCAAAAATAACACCTACACGATCCGGACGGGAGAAAGCGGCAAATCGCTCGACTGGGATACGGGAGCCAACACGATCCAGCTATACGCTTATCTTGGTTATGACAACCAGCGTTGGCTGGTGCATAACAACGCCGACGGAACGATAACGATCCTGTCCAAGTTCAAGCCGGACAAAGCGCTGGAAGCCCGGGAGGACGGGACGGTCGGATTGGAAAATGCCAATGGTTCCGCTCTTCAAAAATGGCGGGCCGTGAAAGTGGAAGCCGGCGGTCAGCAGCCGAGTCCGCTGCCTTCGGCAGCGCCGTCCGCGGCGCCATCTGCCGTAACGTCAGCAGCCCCGTCAGCCGGGGAATCAGCGGCGCCATCGGCCACGCCATCAGCGACGCCGCCGGCCGAACCGATCCCGGCGCCGGCGCCGACACCATCGCCGGTGCAGCAGCCGGACATTGGCGTAACGGGAACCGCTGATCAGGCGGCGGCATCTTTCTTTTCCGCCGCCAAGACGGAGCAGGGGGACCGCTCGGTGCTGGAGATCAAGCTCGACAAAGCCGCGCTGGAGCAGTTGGCTGCGGATAAGGCAGCCGACCTGCAGATCAAGGTTAGCGGCAAGGAGGATGTTGTGGTGGGCGGCTTGTCGGCAGCGGAGTGGAACAGACTGTTTCAAGGAGGCAGCCGCCTTACCGTTAGCACGCCTGAGCTTATTGTGCCGCTGCCTGTACTCTCGCTCGGAGATTCCATCGAAGGGCTGGGCGCAGGCGCAAGGGCGGAGGATATCGGAGTGCGCCTATCTATTGAGCACAGTCCGGCGGCATCCGATGCGGAGAAGACGGCCGCCAGCCAAGGCTATCGGTTGTTGGCTAATCCGCTGGCCGTCAAGCTGACGCTTAGCTACAAGGATAAGAGTGTATCCGCGCCTTTGAAGGCCCCGGTTGAACTGCTGATTACGGTCCCGGCGGAGCAGGCGGGAACCCAAGGCGGGATTGCCGCAGTTACGGTTCAGGATGAAGGGAAGCTGTTCGCTGTGCCCGCTTCGCTGAAGACGGTTGATCATATCCGGTATGCCGTGATCCATGAGGCTGCCGGTTACCGGACTTACGCGCTGCTGAGCGGCAGGACTTCCTTCTCCGACACCCGGAACCACTGGGTCCAAGGGATCGCCGCAGACTTAGCGGACCGTATGATGCTTACCGGCGGCGGGGACGGCCGTTTTGCGCCGGACCGCACGGTTACGCGAGCCGAGCTGGCGGCGCTCTCCGTGCGAAGCCTTGGGCTCATGGGCGGAAAGATACCTTCCGCTGCCTTCAGTGACGTGCCCGCCTCCTCTTGGGCCTATGGGCCGACGGCGCTTGCGCAGCGGTTCGGCCTGATGTCCGGTTATCCCGGCGGCGTCTTTGGCGGCAGCGGCGAGGTGACCAGGGAGCAGGCCATGATGGTCGCTTATAACGCCGTCCGCCTGATCCAAGGGGGTGGCGCCGCACCCGATGCTGCGAAGACGACTAGCAGCCTGTCCTCTTTCGCGGATCGGACCGAGCTGTCTTCATGGGCTTCGGAAGCGGCGGCCTATCTTATTGACAGCGGCATTGTCAAGGGAGACGGCTCACGCGAGCTCCGGCCAAAGGATACGCTGACTAGAGCGGAAGCAGCCGCCTTGATTCATCGCATGCTTCAGGCAAACGGCTGGATCGACTGA
- a CDS encoding DUF1273 domain-containing protein, with protein sequence MKTLLVTGYRAHELGIFDRKHPGIPYIKKALASRMVPLLEEGLEWIITPGQYGVDLWACETVLELKEHYPGLKLGIIAAHAAPEERWKEEKQDEFRRIAAAADYYGAVSNRPYEGSWQFKARDELLMRKSDGLLLVYDAEAQEGSPKYIKERALKLSEESGYALLTISMDDIQRMAEEEHLSSYD encoded by the coding sequence ATGAAAACACTGCTTGTTACCGGCTACCGGGCACATGAGCTGGGTATTTTTGACCGGAAGCATCCCGGCATTCCCTATATCAAAAAAGCGCTCGCTTCTCGAATGGTCCCGCTGCTGGAAGAGGGGCTGGAGTGGATCATTACCCCCGGCCAGTACGGGGTTGACCTGTGGGCGTGCGAGACCGTGCTGGAGCTAAAAGAACACTATCCCGGCCTGAAGCTGGGCATTATCGCGGCCCATGCCGCTCCCGAGGAAAGATGGAAGGAAGAGAAGCAGGACGAGTTCCGCCGGATTGCGGCGGCGGCCGATTATTATGGGGCAGTGAGCAACCGGCCCTACGAAGGAAGCTGGCAGTTTAAGGCGAGGGATGAGCTGCTGATGCGCAAAAGCGACGGGCTGCTCCTAGTGTATGACGCGGAAGCGCAGGAAGGAAGCCCGAAGTACATCAAGGAGCGGGCGCTCAAGCTTAGCGAAGAGAGCGGGTATGCGCTGCTGACGATTTCGATGGATGATATCCAGAGGATGGCAGAAGAGGAGCATCTGTCGTCATACGACTGA